A genomic window from Thermococcus nautili includes:
- a CDS encoding DUF7504 family protein, protein MPQVVEIESVMLAVSLVTFGYLFARALRERSPALLSASFGWAFLSFHVFLRVSGYPSLAEAFLYFFALGVSLYVVILVREMYPSKTALFALYLLTPVSHVVYRLMEVMGYPIPKGVGGIASDSGVMLLVTAYIAYRTFKRPLLSLSVVPVAVVFLAYKALRGTLIGFGLMTLGALVFSIATIRVTSSGLFKGGSVPDVEVTGLVLVESRKLKSILDKYSESPILLITRSEGSFPGGWSVFRVSTVPFENSISPTALERLRHIIVQYLVEAKKSGSRGLVVIDCLDFLLLYNDRLAVLKFLGDVRDHAIVNDGVVFVALGESIDEHTRRLIEKLSDGRV, encoded by the coding sequence ATGCCTCAGGTCGTGGAAATCGAGTCAGTAATGCTGGCAGTAAGCCTTGTAACGTTTGGTTACCTCTTCGCAAGAGCATTACGCGAGAGGTCACCTGCGCTTCTCTCCGCTTCCTTTGGATGGGCTTTCCTGAGTTTCCATGTGTTCTTGAGAGTATCTGGATACCCCTCCCTTGCTGAGGCGTTTTTGTACTTCTTTGCCCTTGGGGTTTCTCTCTATGTGGTTATTCTTGTCAGGGAGATGTACCCTTCGAAAACAGCCCTCTTTGCTTTGTATCTCTTGACTCCAGTATCCCACGTGGTTTACCGGCTGATGGAGGTTATGGGATACCCTATCCCAAAGGGTGTTGGTGGTATCGCCAGCGATTCTGGTGTCATGTTGCTGGTTACCGCGTACATCGCGTACAGAACGTTTAAACGGCCCCTACTGTCCCTCTCAGTCGTTCCCGTTGCGGTTGTGTTTCTCGCTTACAAGGCGTTGCGCGGAACTCTAATTGGTTTCGGGCTCATGACCCTTGGGGCGCTTGTGTTCTCGATAGCAACGATTCGTGTTACGAGTTCCGGCCTCTTCAAGGGTGGGAGTGTTCCTGATGTCGAGGTGACCGGTCTCGTACTCGTTGAGAGCAGAAAACTGAAATCCATTCTCGATAAGTATAGTGAGTCCCCAATTCTGCTCATAACCCGGAGTGAGGGCAGTTTTCCCGGGGGATGGTCAGTTTTCAGAGTATCAACGGTGCCCTTTGAGAACTCAATATCACCAACGGCCCTTGAACGGCTTAGACATATCATAGTTCAGTATCTGGTTGAGGCCAAGAAAAGCGGGTCCCGGGGACTCGTGGTGATTGACTGCCTCGACTTTCTGCTCCTATACAACGATAGACTCGCTGTTCTAAAGTTCCTTGGGGATGTAAGAGACCACGCGATAGTTAATGATGGCGTTGTCTTTGTGGCACTCGGTGAATCCATAGACGAGCACACGAGACGGCTCATTGAAAAGCTGAGCGATGGGAGGGTCTAA
- a CDS encoding class I SAM-dependent methyltransferase, with translation MRRQSFVGCGAHALTTVPLAYLVGETGRVVAVDRSRWRFFEEVATSAGVKHKIIPLKLDARELPFPFRAFDLAVLVHGVRSLKNEETMVKVISEMLRVSERVFIAESLPVANNERQRAHLELYNLREEIFEALFGEKDDLHYPTLEKLIELVERAGGRVIKSGTFEPELPHYLAYIPREYVERVEDDEKRAELLRRWGRAYENWKAGAEHPPVGWLIAKR, from the coding sequence TTGCGCAGGCAAAGTTTCGTCGGCTGTGGTGCGCACGCACTAACCACCGTTCCCCTCGCTTATCTCGTCGGTGAGACAGGCCGTGTTGTTGCCGTTGACCGCTCCCGCTGGCGCTTCTTCGAGGAAGTTGCCACATCAGCAGGGGTAAAGCACAAGATAATACCGCTCAAGCTCGACGCGCGGGAGCTACCGTTCCCGTTCAGAGCCTTTGACTTGGCGGTTCTTGTCCACGGAGTCAGGAGCCTGAAAAACGAAGAAACGATGGTTAAGGTCATCTCTGAAATGCTCCGTGTCTCGGAGCGGGTATTCATCGCGGAGAGCCTTCCAGTGGCGAACAACGAGAGGCAGAGGGCGCACCTCGAACTCTACAACCTGCGCGAGGAAATCTTTGAGGCGTTGTTCGGCGAGAAGGACGACCTTCACTACCCGACGCTTGAAAAGCTCATCGAACTCGTTGAGCGAGCAGGAGGGAGGGTAATCAAGAGCGGGACGTTCGAGCCCGAGTTGCCACACTACCTCGCCTATATTCCCCGCGAGTACGTGGAGAGAGTAGAAGACGATGAAAAGCGCGCCGAGCTTTTGAGAAGGTGGGGGAGAGCCTATGAAAATTGGAAGGCCGGGGCGGAGCATCCTCCGGTCGGGTGGCTGATTGCAAAGCGCTGA
- a CDS encoding RNase J family beta-CASP ribonuclease, with the protein MIKVYTISGYEEVGKNMTAVGYSDGRREEVVIIDMGIMLDRVMIHEDTSIQKFSDKELQKLGAIPDDRILWKSRNKKVVAIALTHGHLDHIGAIAKLAPHYPDTPVYGTPYTIKLAKGEVKSEEYFEVKNPMYETEFGEIVQVSENIAIEFIRITHSIPQAAMVAIHTPDGIVLHTGDFKFDNNNPLGERPDYKRLKELGKEGVKVLIAESTRVAEPTKTPSEAVAQMLLEDFFLYEGMDEKGLIATTFASHIFRLQELIWIANKMGRQAVLVGRSLAKYTGIAKQLGLIKMKGARAVRSPNAVRKVLKEVSQARENYLLIVTGHQGEPGAVLTRMADGELYDIGKDDTVVFSAGTIPNPLNYAQRYKLETKLRMRGVRMIKDLHVSGHASREDHRYLIRLLNPENIVPAHGEFRMLTHYAELAEEEGYMIGKDVFVSRNGYIVEIP; encoded by the coding sequence ATGATAAAGGTCTACACAATCAGCGGTTACGAGGAAGTCGGCAAGAACATGACGGCCGTTGGCTACTCCGACGGCAGAAGGGAAGAGGTAGTGATAATAGACATGGGCATCATGCTCGACAGGGTGATGATTCACGAGGACACGAGCATCCAGAAGTTCTCCGACAAGGAGCTCCAGAAGCTCGGCGCGATTCCCGACGACAGGATTCTCTGGAAGAGTCGGAACAAGAAGGTCGTCGCAATAGCCCTCACCCACGGCCACCTCGACCACATCGGCGCGATAGCCAAGCTCGCCCCGCACTACCCCGACACGCCCGTCTACGGGACGCCCTACACGATTAAGCTCGCCAAGGGCGAAGTCAAGAGCGAGGAGTACTTTGAGGTCAAGAACCCGATGTACGAGACCGAGTTCGGTGAAATAGTCCAGGTGAGCGAGAACATCGCGATAGAGTTCATCCGCATCACCCACTCGATTCCGCAGGCGGCCATGGTGGCCATCCACACCCCAGACGGGATAGTCCTTCACACCGGCGACTTCAAGTTCGACAACAACAACCCGCTCGGCGAGAGGCCCGACTACAAGCGCCTCAAGGAGCTCGGGAAGGAGGGCGTCAAGGTTCTCATTGCCGAATCCACGCGCGTCGCGGAGCCGACGAAGACGCCGAGCGAGGCAGTGGCTCAAATGCTCCTCGAGGACTTCTTCCTCTACGAGGGCATGGATGAGAAGGGATTGATAGCGACAACCTTCGCGAGCCACATCTTCCGCCTCCAGGAGCTAATTTGGATAGCCAACAAGATGGGCAGACAGGCCGTTTTGGTTGGCCGCTCCCTCGCGAAGTACACGGGCATAGCGAAACAGCTTGGGTTGATAAAGATGAAGGGAGCAAGAGCCGTCAGAAGTCCCAACGCCGTCAGGAAGGTCCTCAAAGAGGTATCGCAGGCGAGGGAGAACTACCTCCTCATCGTTACAGGCCATCAGGGCGAGCCCGGAGCGGTATTGACCAGAATGGCGGACGGCGAGCTCTACGACATCGGCAAGGACGACACCGTCGTCTTTTCAGCCGGAACGATACCGAACCCGCTCAACTACGCCCAGCGCTACAAGCTCGAAACGAAGCTCAGGATGAGGGGCGTCAGAATGATTAAAGACCTCCACGTTTCCGGCCACGCAAGCAGGGAGGACCACCGCTACCTGATAAGGCTCCTCAACCCCGAGAACATCGTCCCGGCCCACGGCGAGTTCAGAATGCTCACCCACTACGCAGAGCTGGCCGAGGAAGAGGGCTACATGATTGGAAAGGACGTCTTTGTGTCGAGGAACGGCTACATTGTCGAGATTCCGTGA
- a CDS encoding polyprenyl synthetase family protein, translating into MGKYDELFGRVKTMAKAVDEKIFELIPEREPKNLYDAARHYPLAGGKRVRPFVVLRATEAVGGDPEKALYPAAAVEFIHNYSLVHDDIMDMDELRRGRPTVHKVWGVNMAILAGDLLFSKAFEAIARAEVSPEKKARILEVLVKTSNELCEGQALDIEFETREEVTVDEYLKMISGKTGALFDGSATIGAIVGTEDEEYIKALSKWGRNVGIAFQIWDDVLDLIADEEKLGKPVGSDIRKGKKTLIVSHFFQHASEEDKAEFMKVFGKYAGDAKGDALIHDEKVKEEVAKAIELLKKYGSIDYAAQYAKNLVKEANEALKVLPESEARKDLELLAEFLVEREF; encoded by the coding sequence ATGGGAAAGTATGATGAACTCTTCGGCAGGGTTAAAACCATGGCGAAGGCCGTTGACGAGAAAATCTTTGAGCTCATCCCTGAGAGGGAGCCCAAAAACCTCTACGACGCGGCAAGGCATTACCCGCTCGCCGGTGGCAAGAGGGTTCGCCCCTTCGTCGTTCTCCGGGCAACGGAGGCCGTTGGCGGCGACCCAGAGAAGGCGCTCTATCCAGCGGCCGCGGTTGAGTTCATTCACAACTACTCCCTCGTCCACGACGACATAATGGACATGGACGAGTTAAGGCGCGGGAGGCCGACAGTCCACAAGGTCTGGGGCGTCAACATGGCGATTTTGGCAGGCGATTTGCTCTTCAGCAAGGCCTTTGAGGCGATAGCCAGGGCTGAGGTAAGCCCAGAGAAGAAGGCGAGAATCCTTGAGGTTCTCGTGAAGACCTCAAACGAGCTCTGCGAGGGTCAGGCGCTCGACATAGAGTTCGAGACGAGGGAAGAAGTGACCGTTGACGAGTACCTCAAGATGATTAGCGGTAAGACCGGGGCGCTCTTCGACGGCTCGGCAACGATAGGCGCAATCGTCGGCACTGAGGACGAGGAGTACATAAAGGCCCTCTCAAAATGGGGAAGGAACGTGGGAATTGCCTTCCAGATATGGGACGACGTGCTCGATTTAATAGCCGACGAGGAGAAGCTTGGAAAGCCCGTCGGAAGCGACATAAGGAAGGGCAAAAAGACGCTCATAGTCAGCCACTTCTTCCAGCACGCGAGTGAAGAGGACAAGGCGGAGTTCATGAAGGTCTTCGGCAAGTACGCCGGCGACGCCAAGGGTGACGCCCTCATTCACGACGAGAAGGTGAAGGAGGAAGTTGCCAAGGCCATCGAGCTCCTCAAGAAGTACGGCAGCATCGACTACGCCGCTCAGTACGCCAAGAACCTTGTGAAGGAAGCCAACGAGGCGCTCAAGGTTCTCCCCGAGAGCGAGGCAAGGAAAGACCTTGAACTCCTCGCCGAGTTCCTGGTGGAGAGGGAGTTTTGA
- a CDS encoding ABC-2 family transporter permease: MRALISWELNRPLVVMTFFAGLVMGFISVHSDYLSPYSTVHVISATASVELSSFSLSGNAFWHVLKSLPRAGFSVYSFLVILLGTLIFRHDRDTGYALTLYTLPYKKSKIFLAKLVSLLFLIVMMLYFPLFLSVFLSSATVAGHIPFILDEAFFKTLLLITLALVYVATLTAFLSMVLRGMFPTLIGSYLIVHISTSIGGGKLPPFSLFIRATEINPSLLDSSVVLHGIFLPLLLIILGVIASERRDVL, translated from the coding sequence ATGAGGGCTCTGATTTCATGGGAGCTCAACAGGCCGCTGGTTGTGATGACGTTCTTTGCCGGACTTGTGATGGGTTTCATCTCGGTTCACTCGGATTATTTGAGCCCTTACTCTACTGTGCACGTTATCTCCGCAACTGCATCAGTTGAGTTATCTTCCTTCTCTCTCAGCGGTAACGCGTTCTGGCACGTGCTTAAATCTCTTCCGAGGGCGGGCTTTTCGGTTTACTCATTCCTGGTAATCCTTCTCGGAACGTTGATTTTCAGGCACGACAGGGACACCGGTTACGCGCTAACCCTCTACACTCTCCCCTACAAGAAGTCCAAAATATTCCTCGCAAAGCTGGTCTCTCTCCTGTTTCTCATAGTTATGATGCTTTACTTCCCGTTGTTCCTTTCGGTCTTTCTATCAAGCGCGACCGTTGCTGGACATATTCCCTTTATTCTCGACGAAGCCTTTTTCAAAACCCTTCTTTTGATAACCCTTGCACTAGTTTATGTTGCCACACTGACGGCTTTTCTTTCTATGGTCCTTAGGGGCATGTTTCCAACGCTTATCGGGAGCTATCTCATCGTTCATATATCAACCTCTATCGGTGGGGGTAAATTGCCTCCTTTCAGCCTTTTCATTAGGGCTACGGAGATTAACCCCTCTCTATTGGATTCATCGGTTGTCCTTCACGGTATCTTCCTTCCGCTCCTACTTATAATTCTGGGTGTAATCGCTTCCGAGAGGAGGGATGTTCTGTGA
- the fni gene encoding type 2 isopentenyl-diphosphate Delta-isomerase has product MEAFDKEELTIIRKFEHIEHCLKRNVQAHVSNGFEDVHFVHMSLPEIDKDEIDLSVEFLGRRFDYPIFIAGMTGGTKGSQLAGRINKTLAKAAQELNIPMGVGSQRAMIRKPETWESYYVRDVAPDVFLVGNLGAPQFSETIPERYGIEEALKAVETIGADALAIHMNPLQESVQPEGDTQYRGVLKALAELKAEFPYPIIAKETGAGVSKEVAVRLESIGIDAIDVGGLGGTSWSGVEYYRAKDELGRNLALRFWDWGIKTAVSVAEVRYSTDLPIIATGGMRDGITMAKALAMGATFAGVALPLLKPAMKGDVEGVIKILRRYIEEIRNAMFLVGARNVEELRRVPLVITGFTREWLEQRIDLPGYLRAR; this is encoded by the coding sequence ATGGAGGCTTTTGATAAGGAAGAGCTCACTATCATCCGGAAGTTTGAGCACATAGAGCACTGCCTCAAAAGGAACGTTCAGGCCCACGTGAGCAATGGTTTTGAGGACGTGCACTTCGTCCACATGAGCCTGCCTGAGATTGACAAGGACGAGATTGACCTGAGCGTCGAGTTCCTCGGGAGGCGCTTTGACTACCCGATTTTCATAGCGGGAATGACCGGGGGAACCAAGGGCTCCCAGCTCGCCGGGAGGATAAACAAAACCCTCGCGAAGGCCGCGCAGGAGCTCAACATACCGATGGGCGTCGGCAGTCAGAGGGCGATGATAAGGAAGCCTGAAACCTGGGAGAGCTACTACGTCCGCGATGTCGCTCCAGACGTCTTCCTTGTCGGCAACCTCGGGGCACCTCAGTTCTCCGAAACCATTCCGGAGCGCTACGGCATAGAGGAGGCCCTGAAGGCGGTCGAGACGATTGGGGCGGACGCTCTGGCAATACACATGAACCCCCTGCAGGAGAGCGTCCAGCCCGAGGGGGACACGCAGTACAGGGGTGTTCTCAAAGCTCTGGCGGAGCTCAAGGCGGAGTTTCCATACCCGATAATAGCAAAGGAAACAGGAGCGGGGGTTTCCAAGGAGGTCGCGGTCAGGCTTGAGAGCATTGGGATTGACGCGATAGATGTCGGCGGCCTCGGCGGGACGAGCTGGAGCGGCGTCGAGTACTACCGCGCGAAGGACGAGCTTGGCAGGAACCTTGCCCTCAGGTTCTGGGATTGGGGAATTAAGACCGCGGTAAGCGTCGCAGAGGTTCGCTACTCCACAGACCTGCCGATTATAGCCACCGGCGGAATGCGCGACGGGATAACGATGGCCAAGGCTTTGGCGATGGGTGCGACCTTTGCTGGAGTGGCTTTGCCCCTTCTCAAGCCTGCGATGAAGGGCGACGTCGAGGGCGTCATCAAAATCCTGAGGCGCTACATCGAGGAGATAAGGAACGCGATGTTCCTCGTCGGTGCCAGAAACGTCGAAGAGCTGAGAAGGGTCCCGCTCGTTATCACGGGCTTCACGAGGGAGTGGCTGGAGCAGAGGATTGACCTTCCAGGCTATCTGCGCGCCCGGTGA
- a CDS encoding DUF3267 domain-containing protein — protein sequence MGEFRLSDYSSDFLTLSLLLLIGSAFTVPWVEVSVSSLRDFVYYLILPWVVVIPFHEGLHALVARLFGARVRFGVTTFGKLVVAPYTAVETPLTARRFIAVTLAPLSLSLIALALAWLLRSDFWALVYVFNTAGMAGDFIVILALLGLSPDTEVVDRGEALVSSSGTLEPYPLWVSKALRVVLLAVLLAIIARARVEVVVENSP from the coding sequence ATGGGAGAGTTCCGGCTCTCCGATTATTCCTCTGACTTCCTTACCCTCTCCCTTCTGCTCCTCATAGGTTCTGCCTTTACGGTTCCATGGGTTGAAGTTTCGGTAAGCTCGCTCCGGGATTTTGTCTACTACCTCATCCTTCCCTGGGTCGTCGTAATACCTTTCCACGAGGGCCTTCACGCGCTCGTTGCCAGACTTTTCGGTGCGAGGGTGAGGTTCGGCGTCACAACCTTTGGAAAGCTCGTCGTCGCGCCCTACACTGCAGTTGAAACACCCCTAACCGCGAGACGCTTTATCGCCGTTACCCTTGCGCCGCTTTCCTTATCTCTCATCGCGCTCGCCCTTGCATGGCTACTCCGCTCAGACTTCTGGGCGCTCGTTTACGTCTTCAACACCGCGGGAATGGCGGGGGACTTCATCGTTATCCTCGCGCTCCTCGGACTTTCCCCAGACACGGAAGTAGTTGACCGCGGCGAGGCGCTCGTTTCCAGCTCGGGCACGCTGGAGCCCTATCCCCTGTGGGTTTCAAAGGCCCTTAGGGTTGTCCTCCTCGCGGTTCTGCTCGCAATCATCGCCCGCGCCCGAGTCGAGGTCGTTGTGGAGAACAGTCCGTAG
- the leuS gene encoding leucine--tRNA ligase produces the protein MKVDFKAIEEKWQKRWLEERVFEPDRNAKPKEKKFYITVAFPYLSGHLHVGHARTYTIPDVIARFKRMQGYNVLFPMAWHITGAPIVGIAERIKNRDPKTIHIYRDVYKVPEDILWKFEDPKEIVKYFMKAAKETFIRAGFSVDWTREFHTTSLFPPFSKFIEWQFWTLKDMGLVVKGAHRVRWDPVVGTPLGDHDIMEGEDVQILEYVIIKFILEENGEKIYLPAATLRPETVYGVTNMWLNPNATYVKAKVRRGDREETWIISKEAAYKLSFQDREIEVIEEFKGEKLIGKYVKNPVTGDEVIILPAEFVDPDNATGVVMSVPAHAPFDHIALEDLKKETELLLKFDIDPRVLEDITYISLIELEGYGEFPAVEEVERLGVKSQKDKEKLEEATKNIYKAEYHKGRFKIEPYAGKPVQEVKDLIAKELMEKGIAEIMYEFAEKPVISRFGNQAVIKIIHDQWFIDYGNPEWKEKAREALANMTIYPESRRAQFEAVIDWLDKKACARKVGLGTPLPWDPEWVIESLSDSTIYMAYYTISRHINKLREEGRLDPEKLTREFFDYIFREDFSEEREKELEEKTGIPAETIHEMKEEFEYWYPLDWRCSAKDLIPNHLTFFIFNHTAIFRREHWPKGIAVNGFGTLEGQKMSKSKGNVLNFIDAIEENGADVVRLYIMGLAEHDSDFDWRRKEVGKLRRQVERFYELISEFSSYEAEEAELKNIDRWMLHRLNKAIEGTTKALEEFRTRTAVQWAFYTILNDLRWYLRRTEGRDDKAKRFVLRKLADVWVRLMAPFTPHISEELWEKLGGEGFVSLAPWPEPVPEWWDETVEAEEEFVKAFIEDVKEIIRVAKIENPSRVYVYTAPEWKWRVVEVVAEKRDFKSAMAELMKDPEMRKHGKEISKLIQRLIKERAFEVKRIDEEKALREAKDFIEKELGVELIINPEEDKGGKKKAAMPLKPAVFVE, from the coding sequence ATGAAAGTTGACTTCAAGGCCATTGAAGAGAAGTGGCAGAAGCGCTGGCTTGAGGAGAGGGTTTTTGAGCCCGACAGAAACGCGAAGCCCAAGGAGAAGAAGTTCTACATAACCGTCGCCTTTCCCTACCTTTCCGGCCACCTCCACGTCGGCCACGCGAGGACCTACACGATTCCCGACGTCATAGCGCGCTTCAAGAGGATGCAGGGCTACAACGTGCTCTTCCCGATGGCGTGGCACATCACCGGCGCGCCGATAGTCGGAATCGCCGAGAGGATAAAGAACCGCGACCCGAAGACCATACACATCTACCGCGACGTCTACAAGGTGCCCGAGGACATTCTCTGGAAGTTCGAGGACCCGAAGGAAATCGTCAAGTACTTCATGAAGGCCGCTAAGGAGACATTCATAAGGGCCGGCTTCAGCGTGGACTGGACGCGCGAGTTCCACACCACCAGTCTCTTCCCGCCCTTCAGCAAGTTCATAGAGTGGCAGTTCTGGACGCTCAAGGACATGGGGCTGGTCGTTAAGGGCGCCCACAGGGTTAGATGGGACCCAGTGGTTGGAACTCCCCTCGGCGACCACGACATAATGGAGGGTGAAGACGTCCAGATTCTCGAATACGTGATAATCAAGTTCATCCTGGAGGAGAACGGGGAGAAAATCTACCTTCCGGCCGCGACGCTCAGACCGGAGACCGTCTATGGAGTAACCAACATGTGGCTGAACCCCAACGCCACCTACGTCAAAGCCAAAGTCAGGCGCGGTGATAGGGAAGAGACCTGGATAATCAGCAAGGAAGCGGCCTACAAGCTCTCCTTCCAGGACAGAGAGATAGAGGTCATCGAGGAGTTCAAGGGCGAGAAGCTCATCGGCAAGTATGTGAAGAACCCGGTAACGGGCGACGAGGTCATCATTCTGCCGGCGGAGTTCGTTGACCCCGACAACGCGACTGGAGTAGTCATGAGCGTTCCCGCTCACGCCCCCTTCGACCACATAGCCCTTGAAGACCTGAAGAAGGAAACTGAACTGCTCCTCAAGTTTGACATCGACCCGCGCGTCTTGGAGGACATCACCTACATCTCGCTGATAGAGCTCGAAGGCTACGGTGAGTTCCCGGCCGTTGAGGAAGTTGAGAGGCTCGGCGTGAAGAGCCAGAAGGACAAAGAAAAGCTCGAGGAAGCAACCAAGAACATATACAAGGCCGAGTACCACAAGGGGCGCTTCAAGATTGAGCCCTACGCGGGCAAGCCGGTCCAGGAGGTAAAAGACCTCATAGCCAAGGAGCTCATGGAGAAGGGCATTGCCGAGATAATGTACGAGTTCGCGGAGAAGCCTGTCATCTCGCGCTTTGGCAACCAGGCGGTCATCAAGATAATCCACGACCAGTGGTTCATAGACTACGGAAACCCCGAGTGGAAGGAGAAAGCGAGAGAAGCTTTGGCAAACATGACGATTTACCCGGAGAGCAGGCGCGCGCAGTTCGAGGCGGTTATAGACTGGCTCGACAAGAAGGCCTGTGCCAGAAAGGTCGGCCTCGGAACGCCCCTGCCCTGGGACCCGGAGTGGGTCATCGAGAGCCTGAGCGACTCGACAATCTACATGGCCTACTACACGATAAGCAGGCACATAAACAAGCTCCGCGAGGAGGGCAGGCTCGACCCCGAGAAGCTCACGAGGGAGTTCTTTGACTACATCTTCCGCGAGGACTTCAGCGAGGAGCGCGAGAAGGAGCTTGAAGAAAAGACCGGAATCCCGGCAGAGACAATCCACGAGATGAAAGAGGAGTTCGAGTACTGGTACCCGCTCGACTGGCGCTGCTCTGCCAAAGACCTGATACCGAACCACCTGACGTTCTTCATATTCAACCACACGGCTATATTCAGGCGCGAGCACTGGCCGAAGGGAATCGCCGTAAACGGCTTCGGAACGCTCGAGGGCCAGAAGATGAGCAAGAGCAAGGGCAACGTGCTGAACTTCATTGACGCAATCGAGGAGAACGGGGCAGATGTTGTGAGGCTCTACATAATGGGTCTCGCCGAGCACGACAGCGACTTCGACTGGCGCAGGAAGGAGGTTGGAAAGCTCCGCAGGCAGGTCGAGCGCTTCTACGAGCTGATAAGCGAGTTCTCAAGCTACGAGGCCGAGGAAGCCGAGCTCAAGAACATCGACCGCTGGATGCTCCACAGGCTCAACAAGGCCATCGAGGGAACCACCAAGGCCCTTGAGGAGTTCAGGACGAGAACCGCCGTCCAGTGGGCGTTCTACACGATCCTCAACGACCTGCGCTGGTATTTGAGGAGGACCGAGGGAAGGGACGACAAGGCCAAGCGCTTTGTATTGAGAAAGCTCGCCGACGTCTGGGTCAGGCTCATGGCGCCGTTTACGCCACACATCAGCGAGGAGCTCTGGGAGAAGCTGGGCGGAGAGGGCTTCGTCAGCCTCGCTCCCTGGCCAGAGCCCGTTCCCGAGTGGTGGGACGAGACGGTAGAGGCGGAAGAGGAGTTCGTCAAGGCCTTCATCGAGGACGTCAAGGAGATAATCCGCGTTGCGAAGATAGAGAACCCGAGCAGGGTTTACGTCTACACCGCCCCGGAGTGGAAGTGGAGGGTCGTTGAGGTCGTCGCCGAGAAGAGGGACTTCAAGTCGGCGATGGCAGAGCTCATGAAGGACCCGGAGATGAGGAAGCACGGCAAGGAGATAAGCAAGCTGATACAGAGGCTCATCAAGGAGAGGGCCTTCGAGGTCAAAAGAATAGACGAGGAAAAGGCGCTGAGGGAAGCCAAAGACTTCATAGAGAAGGAACTCGGCGTCGAGCTGATAATCAACCCCGAGGAGGACAAGGGAGGAAAGAAGAAAGCCGCGATGCCGTTGAAGCCGGCTGTGTTTGTGGAGTGA